One segment of Phaeacidiphilus oryzae TH49 DNA contains the following:
- a CDS encoding [protein-PII] uridylyltransferase, whose protein sequence is MTQQEAGGYPEARAALLRADPRRGVARRSALSDLSDQWLTSLLREARQAVEAGQPRVALVAVGGYGRRRLSPRSDLDVLLLHDGRDSAAVAELAERIWYPIWDAGVELDHSVRDLTTARHVARDDLKAQLGLLDARHIAGDDALTAELRSELLADWRSSAPRRLPELHELCLERAERHGELAFLLEPDLKEARGGLRDVTALSAVAASWVADAPREGLADAAARLADVRDALHLASGRATDRLSLQDQDQVAAELGVLDADILLREVYEAARTVAYASEVTWREVRKVLGARQNRGRRPSFLRRGGGGAVTAVQRVPLAEGVVEQDGEAVLAVAARPAQDPVLPLRAAAAAAQAGLTIAPGTVRRLSEAAAAHPLPVPWPEEARAQLVTLLGAGRSAVPVWEALEAGGLITRLMPDWERVRCRPQRNAVHRWTVDRHLVETAVQAAALTRRVDRPDLLLVAALLHDIGKGWPGDHSASGEVIARDLGRRFGFGKEDVDVLALLVRHHLLLVETATRRDPEDPATVAAITGTVGSVRTLELLHALTEADALATGPAAWSNWRAALVADLVRRASAVLSGEASGEASDAGEQTGPTADEERLAVEAVRTGGPVLSVREHHTAGDGGAGGDGGERGEGGADGEGGAESLGAELTLALPDRPGVLPLAAGVFALHRLTVLAASISELDPPAELGGAGDGRPVLVLSWTVAAEFGELPEPARLRADIRRALDGGLDVASRLAERDKARPRRRGVPAPPPRVTVARRASASATVLEVRAHDAPGLLHRIGLALEDAGVRVRTARISTLGADAVDAFYLTDADGRPLAPETESRLAKELERALSAG, encoded by the coding sequence GTGACGCAGCAGGAGGCAGGCGGTTACCCCGAAGCGCGCGCAGCGCTGCTGCGCGCGGATCCGCGGCGCGGCGTCGCCCGCCGCAGCGCCCTCTCCGACCTGTCGGACCAGTGGCTGACCTCCCTTCTCCGCGAGGCCCGCCAAGCCGTGGAGGCCGGCCAGCCACGGGTCGCCCTGGTCGCCGTCGGCGGCTACGGCCGCCGCCGCCTCTCGCCCCGCAGCGACCTCGACGTCCTGCTGCTGCACGACGGCCGCGACTCCGCGGCCGTCGCCGAACTCGCCGAGCGGATCTGGTACCCGATCTGGGACGCCGGCGTCGAGCTGGACCACTCGGTCCGCGACCTCACCACCGCCCGCCACGTGGCGCGCGACGACCTCAAGGCCCAGCTCGGCCTGCTGGACGCCCGGCACATCGCCGGCGACGACGCGCTGACCGCCGAGCTCCGCTCCGAACTCCTCGCCGACTGGCGCTCCTCGGCCCCACGCCGCCTCCCCGAGCTCCACGAGCTCTGCCTCGAACGCGCGGAGCGGCACGGCGAGTTGGCGTTCCTGCTGGAGCCCGACCTCAAGGAGGCCCGGGGCGGTCTGCGGGACGTCACCGCCCTGTCCGCGGTCGCCGCCTCCTGGGTCGCCGACGCCCCGCGCGAGGGCCTGGCCGACGCCGCCGCCCGCCTGGCCGACGTCCGGGACGCCCTCCACCTGGCCAGCGGGCGGGCCACCGACCGGCTCTCGCTGCAGGACCAGGACCAGGTCGCCGCCGAGCTCGGCGTGCTGGACGCCGACATCCTGCTCCGCGAGGTCTACGAGGCGGCCAGGACCGTCGCCTACGCCTCCGAGGTGACCTGGCGCGAGGTCCGCAAGGTGCTCGGGGCCCGGCAGAACCGGGGCCGCCGCCCGTCCTTCCTCCGCCGCGGGGGCGGGGGAGCGGTGACCGCCGTGCAGCGGGTGCCGCTCGCCGAGGGCGTGGTCGAGCAGGACGGCGAGGCGGTGCTGGCCGTCGCCGCGCGCCCGGCCCAGGACCCGGTGCTCCCGCTGCGCGCCGCCGCGGCGGCCGCCCAGGCGGGTCTGACCATCGCGCCGGGCACCGTCCGCCGGCTGTCCGAGGCGGCCGCCGCCCATCCGCTGCCGGTCCCGTGGCCCGAGGAGGCCCGGGCGCAGCTGGTCACCCTGCTGGGCGCGGGCCGCAGCGCGGTCCCGGTCTGGGAGGCGCTGGAGGCCGGCGGCCTGATCACCCGGCTGATGCCGGACTGGGAGCGGGTGCGCTGCCGGCCGCAGCGGAACGCCGTCCACCGGTGGACGGTGGACCGGCACCTGGTCGAGACGGCCGTGCAGGCGGCCGCGCTGACCCGCCGGGTGGACCGGCCGGACCTGCTGCTGGTCGCGGCGCTGCTGCACGACATCGGCAAGGGCTGGCCGGGCGACCACTCCGCCTCGGGCGAGGTGATCGCCCGCGACCTCGGGCGCAGGTTCGGCTTCGGCAAGGAGGACGTGGACGTCCTGGCGCTGCTGGTCCGGCATCACCTGCTGCTGGTCGAGACGGCGACCAGGCGCGATCCGGAGGACCCGGCCACGGTGGCGGCGATCACCGGCACGGTCGGCAGCGTCCGCACCCTGGAGCTGCTGCACGCCCTCACCGAGGCGGACGCGCTGGCCACCGGCCCGGCGGCGTGGAGCAACTGGCGGGCGGCGCTCGTCGCCGACCTGGTGCGGCGGGCCTCGGCGGTGCTCTCGGGCGAGGCGTCCGGCGAGGCGTCCGACGCGGGGGAGCAGACCGGGCCGACCGCGGACGAGGAGCGGCTCGCGGTCGAGGCGGTGCGCACCGGCGGCCCGGTGCTCAGCGTCCGGGAGCACCACACCGCGGGCGACGGCGGCGCCGGTGGTGACGGCGGCGAACGAGGCGAAGGCGGCGCGGACGGCGAAGGCGGCGCCGAGTCGCTCGGCGCCGAGCTGACCCTCGCCCTGCCGGACCGCCCCGGCGTCCTCCCGCTGGCGGCCGGCGTCTTCGCCCTCCACCGGCTGACCGTGCTGGCCGCCTCGATCAGCGAGCTCGACCCGCCGGCTGAGCTGGGCGGGGCCGGTGACGGCCGCCCGGTGCTGGTGCTCAGCTGGACGGTGGCGGCCGAGTTCGGAGAGCTGCCGGAGCCGGCCAGGCTGCGGGCCGACATCCGCCGGGCACTGGACGGCGGGCTGGACGTCGCCTCCCGGCTCGCCGAGCGGGACAAGGCCAGGCCGCGCCGCCGCGGCGTACCGGCGCCGCCGCCGCGGGTGACGGTCGCCCGCCGGGCCTCCGCCTCGGCCACCGTCCTGGAGGTGCGGGCGCACGACGCCCCCGGGCTGCTGCACCGGATCGGCCTCGCCCTGGAGGACGCCGGGGTGCGGGTCAGGACGGCCAGGATCTCCACGCTGGGCGCGGACGCCGTGGACGCCTTCTACCTGACCGACGCGGACGGGCGGCCGCTGGCCCCGGAGACGGAGAGCCGGCTCGCCAAGGAGCTGGAGCGGGCGCTCTCGGCGGGCTGA
- a CDS encoding class I SAM-dependent methyltransferase yields MLVPLYEAVYRRLDVGPATSVLGLGCGSGLALLLAAARGAPVAGLETDRELSTLARGRELRVLPGPEGTGEVGRYGLVTAFDGLACAADPEVVVKEAADATLPGGHVVLAAWGPPERCDSAAVLGVARRLGPGRSPDPFALSAPGALEGLAQQAGLRLVGGGRINCPFAYPDLDSAVRGLLSTGFFDAAAERAGEDAVSGELAAALSAFRGESGAVRMTNVFRYVLAESVR; encoded by the coding sequence ATGCTGGTACCGCTGTACGAGGCGGTCTACCGCAGACTCGACGTCGGCCCGGCGACCAGCGTGCTGGGGCTGGGCTGCGGCTCGGGCCTCGCCCTGCTGCTGGCCGCGGCGCGCGGGGCGCCGGTGGCCGGGCTCGAGACGGACCGGGAGCTGAGCACCCTGGCCCGCGGCCGCGAACTACGCGTGCTGCCGGGCCCGGAGGGCACCGGCGAGGTCGGCCGGTACGGGCTGGTCACCGCCTTCGACGGGCTGGCCTGCGCGGCCGACCCGGAGGTGGTGGTGAAGGAGGCCGCGGACGCGACGCTGCCCGGCGGACATGTAGTACTCGCCGCCTGGGGGCCGCCGGAGCGGTGCGACAGCGCGGCGGTGCTGGGGGTCGCACGGCGGCTCGGCCCGGGGCGCTCGCCGGACCCGTTCGCGCTGAGCGCGCCGGGGGCGCTGGAGGGGCTCGCGCAGCAGGCCGGGCTCCGCCTGGTCGGCGGGGGGCGGATCAACTGCCCGTTCGCCTACCCCGATCTGGACAGCGCGGTACGGGGCCTGCTGTCCACGGGCTTCTTCGACGCGGCGGCGGAGCGGGCCGGGGAGGACGCGGTCTCCGGCGAGCTGGCCGCGGCGCTGAGCGCGTTCCGCGGCGAGTCGGGCGCCGTCCGGATGACCAACGTCTTCCGCTACGTCCTGGCGGAGTCGGTGCGATAG
- a CDS encoding lamin tail domain-containing protein — MSLRDSRIAGVSAVTAAAGAALLGLVLPLAAPAAAATPTIHFSEIYYNSPGTDRGGNTSLNGEWVQITNGGSRAASLTGWTVRDAANHVYTFGRYTLGAHASVRVHTGSGGNTAANRYWGLHWYVWNNDKDTARLRNSAGRAVDSCSYNNSHRAWTAC; from the coding sequence ATGAGTCTCCGCGACTCGCGAATAGCAGGAGTCTCCGCGGTCACCGCCGCCGCCGGCGCCGCTCTGCTCGGCCTCGTCCTGCCGCTCGCCGCGCCCGCCGCGGCCGCCACGCCGACCATCCACTTCTCCGAGATCTACTACAACTCGCCGGGCACCGACCGGGGCGGCAACACCAGCCTCAACGGCGAGTGGGTGCAGATCACCAACGGCGGCTCCCGGGCCGCCTCGCTCACCGGCTGGACGGTCCGGGACGCCGCGAACCACGTCTACACCTTCGGCCGCTACACCCTGGGCGCCCACGCCTCCGTCCGGGTGCACACCGGCAGCGGCGGCAACACCGCGGCCAACCGGTACTGGGGCCTCCACTGGTACGTGTGGAACAACGACAAGGACACCGCCCGGCTCCGCAACTCCGCCGGCCGGGCCGTGGACAGCTGCTCGTACAACAACAGCCACCGCGCCTGGACGGCCTGCTGA
- a CDS encoding P-II family nitrogen regulator: MRLITAVVKPYRLDDVKAALQAYGVHGLTVTEASGYGRQRGHTEVYRGAEYTVDLVPKARIEVLVEDEDAEEVIDVVVKAARTGKIGDGKVWSVPVDSVVRVRTGERGPDAL; encoded by the coding sequence ATGAGGCTGATCACGGCGGTCGTCAAGCCGTACCGGTTGGACGACGTGAAGGCCGCGCTGCAGGCGTACGGCGTGCACGGGCTGACCGTCACGGAGGCCAGCGGCTACGGCCGGCAGCGGGGGCACACGGAGGTGTACCGGGGCGCCGAGTACACCGTGGACCTGGTGCCGAAGGCCCGGATAGAGGTCCTGGTCGAGGACGAGGACGCGGAGGAGGTCATCGACGTCGTGGTGAAGGCGGCGCGGACCGGCAAGATCGGCGACGGCAAGGTCTGGTCCGTCCCCGTCGACTCGGTGGTCCGGGTCCGCACGGGTGAACGCGGCCCGGACGCCCTCTGA
- a CDS encoding GNAT family N-acetyltransferase, with amino-acid sequence MRVMIRPPEARDVAPYAECVRRSAEHIGRWNPVEPDALPEVIARQGDGLRTFLVIDTATGDLVGKCNVSNIVLGRFRNASLGYDSYLPYAGTGRMTEGMRLVVERCFALRERGGLGLHRLEINVQPKNEASIALARRLGFRYEGFSPRMLFLQGAWRDHERYALTAEEWPTA; translated from the coding sequence ATGCGAGTGATGATCAGGCCGCCGGAGGCGCGCGACGTCGCCCCCTACGCGGAGTGCGTGCGGCGTTCCGCCGAGCACATCGGACGCTGGAACCCGGTCGAGCCGGACGCCCTTCCCGAGGTGATCGCCCGGCAGGGGGACGGCCTGCGGACCTTCCTGGTCATCGACACCGCCACCGGTGACCTGGTCGGCAAGTGCAACGTCTCCAACATCGTCCTGGGCCGCTTCCGCAACGCCAGCCTCGGCTACGACTCCTATCTGCCGTACGCGGGCACCGGCCGGATGACCGAGGGGATGCGGCTGGTGGTGGAGCGCTGCTTCGCCCTCCGTGAGCGCGGCGGCCTCGGGCTGCACCGGCTGGAGATCAACGTCCAGCCGAAGAACGAGGCCTCGATCGCCCTCGCCCGCCGGCTCGGCTTCCGCTACGAGGGCTTCTCACCGCGGATGCTCTTCCTCCAGGGCGCCTGGCGGGACCACGAGCGGTACGCGCTCACCGCCGAGGAATGGCCCACGGCGTAG
- a CDS encoding ammonium transporter — protein MPNGFSGGDTAFVLISAALVMLMTPGLAFFYGGMVRVKSTLNMLIMNFTALAVITVLWVLYGYSLAFGPDAFGGVIGDLSLFGMRHIGMNELSGSIPVFAFASFQLMFAVITPALISGAIADRTKYIAWVLFITLWGTIVYFPVAHWVFDTSDGWLAAKVGALDFAGGTAVHLNAGVAGLALCLVLGKRVGFKKDPMRPHSLPLVMLGSGLLWFGWFGFNAGSALAANGLAGLAFVNTQIATAAAMIGWLAFEKWRHGKFTTLGAASGAVAGLVGITPACAYLSPLGSILLGLVVGALCAWAVSLKYRFGFDDSLDVVGVHAVGGAAGALLIGLLSTGHGGSPAKGLFYGGGFGQLGKQAIGVLAVGVYSFVIAWLLGKLIDKTIGFRVSEEVEVAGIDQAEHAETAYDFSAVGASLVNAARALSSEGPSEGAEGTSKKVDA, from the coding sequence ATGCCGAATGGCTTCAGCGGCGGTGATACCGCCTTCGTACTGATAAGCGCGGCCCTGGTCATGCTGATGACACCGGGCCTCGCGTTCTTCTATGGCGGTATGGTCCGGGTCAAGAGCACCCTCAACATGCTGATCATGAACTTCACGGCACTCGCGGTGATCACCGTGCTCTGGGTGCTGTACGGGTATTCGCTGGCGTTCGGTCCGGACGCTTTCGGCGGAGTGATCGGCGATCTCTCCCTCTTCGGCATGCGCCACATCGGAATGAACGAGCTCTCCGGCTCGATCCCGGTGTTCGCCTTCGCCTCCTTCCAGCTGATGTTCGCCGTGATCACCCCCGCACTGATCAGCGGCGCGATCGCGGACCGCACCAAGTACATCGCCTGGGTGCTCTTCATCACGCTGTGGGGCACCATCGTCTACTTCCCGGTCGCCCACTGGGTGTTCGACACCTCGGACGGCTGGCTGGCCGCCAAGGTCGGCGCGCTGGACTTCGCCGGCGGAACGGCGGTCCACCTCAACGCGGGCGTCGCGGGGCTCGCCCTCTGCCTGGTGCTGGGCAAGCGGGTCGGCTTCAAGAAGGACCCGATGCGCCCGCACAGCCTGCCGCTGGTGATGCTCGGCTCCGGACTGCTGTGGTTCGGCTGGTTCGGGTTCAACGCCGGCTCCGCGCTGGCCGCCAACGGCCTGGCCGGCCTCGCCTTCGTCAACACCCAGATCGCCACCGCCGCCGCGATGATCGGCTGGCTGGCCTTCGAGAAGTGGCGGCACGGCAAGTTCACCACGCTGGGCGCCGCCTCCGGCGCGGTCGCCGGCCTGGTCGGCATCACCCCCGCCTGCGCCTACCTCTCGCCGCTCGGCTCGATCCTGCTGGGCCTGGTCGTCGGCGCGCTCTGCGCCTGGGCGGTCAGCCTCAAGTACCGCTTCGGCTTCGACGACTCGCTCGACGTGGTCGGCGTCCACGCGGTGGGCGGCGCGGCCGGCGCGCTGCTGATCGGCCTCCTCTCCACCGGGCACGGCGGCTCGCCCGCCAAGGGCCTCTTCTACGGCGGTGGCTTCGGCCAACTGGGCAAGCAGGCGATCGGTGTCCTCGCGGTCGGCGTCTACTCCTTCGTTATCGCGTGGCTGCTGGGTAAGTTGATCGACAAGACCATCGGCTTCCGGGTCTCCGAGGAGGTCGAGGTGGCCGGGATCGACCAGGCCGAGCACGCCGAGACCGCGTACGACTTCAGCGCGGTGGGCGCCTCGCTGGTCAACGCGGCCAGGGCCCTCTCCTCGGAGGGGCCGTCGGAGGGCGCTGAGGGCACGAGCAAGAAGGTGGACGCATGA
- the ftsH gene encoding ATP-dependent zinc metalloprotease FtsH → MTTPPKSPRKPDPPLWRSEGTPPENGGDGDRNGRQQPPNRRISWVRLVLTAVVVFLLTELLLSVFGNGGNNTSITYTEFNKQLNAGQVTEIYAKGDQIQGKLKEPQPVPGDSKKTYREFTTLRPTWANDDLYGTLQRKNVTVDAEPVVQQQSLWANLLISLAPMLILVVLWIVIARRMGGAMGGGMGFGRKAPPKPVQAENIKRTTFADVAGIDEVKGELTEVVDFLKRPQAYRRMGAKMPRGVLLAGPPGTGKTLLARAVAGEAGVPFFSASASEFIEMIVGVGASRVRELFGEARKVAPSIIFIDEIDTIGRTRGGNTMGGHDEREQTLNQILTEMDGFSGAEGVVVIAATNRADVLDKALLRPGRFDRTVTVSPPDRNGREAILRIHTREVPLNKDVDLEQVAKTTPGMTGADLANLVNEAALLAVGRKGTDVTAREFSDALEKVQLGAARTMVMPDADRLRTAYHESGHALLGMLQPGADPVRKITIVPRGRALGVTLSTPDNDRYAYTEEYLRGRIIGALGGMAAEQVVYGVITTGAENDLEQVTNIARGMAGRWGMSEKVGRLTAIPSDNSTPYGLSSAASTLDAVDAEARRIVAECWEEACAKLIENRSRLDALARELMERETLDEEDAYRVADVPRGLNPIDEPLPSTGATSTGEIPALGENPAPGESPAPGDHPAPGDYPPPED, encoded by the coding sequence GTGACGACCCCTCCGAAGTCTCCGCGGAAGCCCGACCCGCCGCTGTGGCGTTCGGAGGGCACGCCCCCCGAGAACGGCGGCGACGGCGACCGGAACGGCCGCCAGCAGCCGCCGAACCGGCGGATCAGCTGGGTGCGCCTGGTGCTCACGGCCGTCGTGGTGTTCCTGCTGACCGAGCTGCTGCTCAGCGTGTTCGGCAACGGCGGCAACAACACCAGCATCACCTACACGGAGTTCAACAAGCAGCTGAACGCGGGCCAGGTCACCGAGATCTACGCCAAGGGCGACCAGATCCAGGGCAAGCTGAAGGAGCCGCAGCCGGTCCCGGGCGACTCCAAGAAGACCTACCGCGAGTTCACCACCCTCCGTCCGACCTGGGCCAACGACGACCTCTACGGCACCCTGCAGAGGAAGAACGTCACCGTGGACGCCGAGCCGGTGGTCCAGCAGCAGAGCCTCTGGGCCAACCTGCTGATCTCGCTGGCGCCGATGCTGATCCTGGTGGTGCTGTGGATCGTGATCGCCCGGCGGATGGGCGGGGCGATGGGCGGCGGCATGGGCTTCGGCCGCAAGGCCCCGCCCAAGCCGGTCCAGGCGGAGAACATCAAGCGCACCACCTTCGCCGACGTGGCCGGGATCGACGAGGTCAAGGGCGAACTCACCGAGGTGGTGGACTTCCTGAAGCGCCCTCAGGCCTACCGGCGGATGGGCGCCAAGATGCCGCGCGGCGTCCTGCTGGCCGGCCCGCCCGGCACCGGCAAGACGCTGCTCGCGCGGGCGGTGGCCGGGGAGGCCGGGGTGCCGTTCTTCTCCGCCTCCGCCTCCGAGTTCATCGAGATGATCGTCGGCGTCGGCGCCAGCCGGGTCCGCGAGCTGTTCGGGGAGGCCCGGAAGGTCGCTCCGTCGATCATCTTCATCGACGAGATCGACACCATCGGCCGCACCCGCGGCGGCAACACCATGGGCGGGCACGACGAGCGCGAGCAGACCCTCAACCAGATCCTCACCGAGATGGACGGCTTCTCCGGCGCCGAGGGCGTGGTCGTGATCGCCGCCACCAACCGGGCCGACGTGCTGGACAAGGCGCTGCTGCGGCCGGGCCGCTTCGACCGCACGGTGACGGTCAGCCCGCCGGACCGGAACGGCCGGGAGGCGATCCTCCGCATCCACACCCGCGAGGTCCCGCTCAACAAGGACGTGGACCTGGAGCAGGTCGCCAAGACCACGCCCGGGATGACCGGCGCCGACCTGGCCAACCTGGTCAACGAGGCGGCCCTCCTCGCGGTCGGCCGGAAGGGCACGGACGTCACCGCCAGGGAGTTCTCGGACGCCCTGGAGAAGGTCCAGCTCGGCGCCGCCCGCACGATGGTGATGCCGGACGCGGACCGGCTGCGCACGGCGTACCACGAGTCCGGGCACGCGCTGCTCGGGATGCTGCAGCCGGGCGCGGACCCGGTCCGCAAGATCACCATCGTGCCGCGCGGGCGGGCGCTGGGGGTCACCCTCTCCACCCCGGACAACGACCGCTACGCGTACACCGAGGAGTACCTGCGCGGCCGGATCATCGGCGCCCTCGGCGGGATGGCGGCCGAGCAGGTGGTCTACGGCGTCATCACGACGGGCGCGGAGAACGACCTCGAACAGGTGACCAATATCGCCCGGGGGATGGCCGGCCGCTGGGGGATGAGCGAGAAGGTCGGCCGGCTCACCGCGATCCCCTCCGACAACTCGACCCCGTACGGACTCTCCTCGGCCGCGTCCACGCTGGACGCGGTGGACGCCGAGGCCCGCCGGATCGTCGCCGAGTGCTGGGAGGAGGCCTGCGCCAAGCTGATCGAGAACCGCTCGCGGCTGGACGCGCTGGCCCGCGAGCTGATGGAGCGCGAGACCCTCGACGAGGAGGACGCCTACCGCGTCGCCGACGTCCCCCGCGGCCTCAACCCCATCGACGAGCCCCTGCCGAGCACCGGCGCGACGAGCACCGGCGAGATTCCGGCCCTCGGCGAGAACCCGGCCCCCGGCGAGAGCCCGGCCCCCGGGGACCACCCGGCCCCTGGGGACTATCCGCCCCCCGAGGACTGA
- the ffh gene encoding signal recognition particle protein, producing the protein MFDTLSDRLAATFKNLRGKGRLSEADIDATAREIRIALLEADVALPAVRAFIKQVKERALGAEVSKALNPAQQVIKIVNEELISILGGETRRLRYAKNPPTVIMLAGLQGAGKTTLAGKLGKWLRDQKHTPLLVAADLQRPNAVNQLQVVGERAGVAVFAPEPGNGVGDPVQVAKDSIEFAKTKMHDIVIVDTAGRLGIDAELMQQAADIRAAVDPDEVLFVVDAMIGQDAVTTAQAFLEGVDFTGVVLSKLDGDARGGAALSVAHVTGRQIMFASNGEKLEDFDAFHPDRMASRILGMGDMLSLIEQAERTFSQEEAEKVAGKLRSSGGKDFTLDDFLAQLEQVSKMGSISKLLGMLPGMAQIKDQINQIDDKDVARVGAIIKSMTRVEREDPKVINGSRRARIAKGSGVSVSEVNNLVERFFEARKMMSAMAGGKGMPGMPGIPGMGGGGPAKKAKQKKQAKGKRRSGNPLKRAAEEQAAAERRESAGSAFGPGATQSPSDFELPDEFKNFLPPGEEK; encoded by the coding sequence GTGTTCGACACCCTTTCCGATCGCCTCGCAGCGACCTTCAAGAACCTTCGCGGCAAGGGGCGCCTGTCCGAGGCGGACATCGACGCCACCGCACGCGAGATCCGCATCGCCCTCCTCGAGGCTGACGTCGCGCTCCCGGCGGTCCGGGCCTTCATCAAGCAGGTCAAGGAGCGGGCGCTGGGCGCCGAGGTCTCCAAGGCCCTGAACCCGGCCCAGCAGGTCATCAAGATCGTCAACGAGGAGCTGATCAGCATCCTCGGCGGCGAGACCCGCCGTCTGCGGTACGCCAAGAACCCGCCCACGGTCATCATGCTCGCGGGTCTGCAGGGTGCCGGTAAGACCACCCTGGCCGGAAAGCTCGGCAAGTGGCTGCGGGACCAGAAGCACACCCCGCTGCTGGTCGCGGCCGACCTTCAGCGCCCCAACGCGGTCAACCAGCTGCAGGTGGTCGGCGAGCGCGCGGGCGTCGCGGTCTTCGCGCCCGAGCCGGGCAACGGCGTCGGCGACCCGGTGCAGGTCGCCAAGGACTCCATCGAGTTCGCCAAGACCAAGATGCACGACATCGTCATCGTCGACACCGCCGGCCGGCTGGGCATCGACGCCGAGCTGATGCAGCAGGCGGCGGACATCCGGGCCGCGGTCGACCCGGACGAGGTCCTCTTCGTCGTCGACGCGATGATCGGCCAGGACGCGGTCACCACCGCCCAGGCCTTCCTGGAAGGCGTCGACTTCACCGGCGTCGTCCTCTCCAAGCTGGACGGCGACGCCCGCGGCGGTGCGGCGCTCTCGGTGGCGCACGTCACCGGGCGCCAGATCATGTTCGCCTCGAACGGCGAGAAGCTCGAGGACTTCGACGCCTTCCACCCGGACCGGATGGCCTCCCGGATCCTCGGCATGGGCGACATGCTCAGCCTGATCGAGCAGGCCGAGCGGACCTTCTCCCAGGAGGAGGCCGAGAAGGTCGCCGGGAAGCTGCGCAGCAGCGGCGGCAAGGACTTCACCCTCGACGACTTCCTGGCCCAGCTGGAGCAGGTGTCCAAGATGGGCTCCATCTCCAAGCTGCTCGGCATGCTGCCGGGGATGGCGCAGATCAAGGACCAGATCAACCAGATCGACGACAAGGACGTCGCCCGGGTGGGCGCGATCATCAAGTCGATGACCCGGGTCGAGCGCGAGGACCCGAAGGTCATCAACGGCTCGCGCCGGGCGCGGATCGCCAAGGGCTCGGGTGTCTCGGTCTCCGAGGTCAACAACCTGGTCGAGCGGTTCTTCGAGGCCCGCAAGATGATGTCGGCGATGGCCGGCGGCAAGGGGATGCCCGGCATGCCCGGGATCCCCGGCATGGGCGGCGGCGGCCCGGCCAAGAAGGCCAAGCAGAAGAAGCAGGCCAAGGGCAAGCGCCGGAGCGGCAACCCGCTGAAGCGCGCGGCGGAGGAGCAGGCGGCGGCCGAGCGCAGGGAGAGCGCCGGCAGCGCGTTCGGCCCGGGGGCGACGCAGTCGCCGTCCGACTTCGAGCTTCCGGACGAGTTCAAGAACTTCCTGCCTCCGGGCGAGGAGAAGTAG